One window from the genome of Variovorax sp. PAMC26660 encodes:
- the soxX gene encoding sulfur oxidation c-type cytochrome SoxX: MKVDHLFGMAAVACALTVFGCASVDSAADLDKLTAEALQRSFRDQGIAKVDRLVQDPANLACSEADASGKPLDEKTAKDIEAANLKTVRWPADGKFIGDWREGEKLAQNGRGLTWTDPAPTATASVNGGNCYNCHQMSKEEISFGTLGPSLYHYGKLRGVSDPASAAAKPIVEYTWGKLWNARAYNACSNMPRVGHSGILDEKQIRDVMGLLLDPQSPVNR; this comes from the coding sequence ATGAAAGTCGATCACCTCTTTGGCATGGCCGCCGTGGCCTGCGCGCTCACCGTGTTCGGGTGCGCGTCTGTCGACAGCGCGGCCGACCTCGACAAGCTCACTGCCGAGGCACTGCAGCGCTCCTTCCGCGACCAGGGCATCGCCAAGGTCGACCGCCTCGTGCAAGACCCGGCCAACCTCGCCTGCAGCGAAGCCGATGCCAGCGGCAAGCCGCTCGACGAGAAGACCGCAAAGGACATCGAAGCCGCGAACTTGAAAACCGTGCGCTGGCCCGCCGATGGCAAGTTCATCGGCGACTGGCGCGAGGGCGAGAAGCTCGCGCAGAACGGGCGCGGCCTCACCTGGACCGACCCGGCCCCCACGGCCACAGCTTCGGTCAACGGCGGCAATTGCTACAACTGCCACCAGATGTCGAAGGAAGAAATCTCCTTCGGCACGCTCGGCCCCAGCCTCTACCACTACGGCAAGCTGCGCGGCGTGAGCGATCCGGCCAGCGCTGCCGCCAAGCCCATCGTCGAATACACCTGGGGCAAGCTGTGGAACGCGCGCGCCTACAACGCCTGCTCGAACATGCCGCGCGTCGGCCATTCCGGCATCCTCGACGAGAAGCAGATCCGCGACGTGATGGGCCTGCTGCTCGACCCCCAGTCTCCCGTCAACCGCTGA
- the soxZ gene encoding thiosulfate oxidation carrier complex protein SoxZ, whose product MRIRAQASGDKTTVRILMAHEMETGQRKDAAGKTIPAWFIQEVTASLNGKTVLTADWGPAVSKNPFMQFTLKGAKAGDKIAVTWKDNRGETRTDEATVS is encoded by the coding sequence ATGCGCATCCGTGCCCAGGCTTCGGGCGACAAGACAACCGTGCGCATTCTCATGGCGCACGAAATGGAAACCGGCCAGCGCAAGGACGCCGCCGGCAAGACCATCCCCGCGTGGTTCATCCAGGAGGTGACGGCCTCGCTGAACGGCAAGACCGTGCTCACGGCCGATTGGGGTCCGGCGGTGTCGAAGAACCCGTTCATGCAGTTCACGCTCAAGGGCGCGAAAGCCGGCGACAAGATTGCCGTGACCTGGAAAGACAACCGCGGCGAAACGCGCACCGACGAAGCCACCGTCAGCTAG
- a CDS encoding LysR family transcriptional regulator has translation MDQVKAMRAFQRIAQAKSLSAAAQSLDTTHSSLSRQLQALEASLGAQLVRRDTRGITLTEAGERYHAACTDILSRLDAAHADAAADGGKAPAGTLRVSMPLSIATLDLPDWLPAFQARHAGIRLDVVCTDRFTKLVAEGIDVALRISAELEDTSMMARTLAVSDMVLVAAPRYLVGHGMPRTPQDLSRHQCLVHNGPENPAHWTLHMHDGQQQTLRPDSHFACDTVTALYAAAKCGLGIAALTWHTVRADLQAGTLVRVLPDITLGQRTYTALYPRTRHVPPAVRAFIDFVATCYR, from the coding sequence ATGGATCAAGTGAAGGCGATGCGCGCCTTTCAGCGCATCGCGCAGGCAAAAAGTCTTTCGGCCGCCGCGCAATCGCTGGACACGACGCACTCCAGCCTCTCCCGCCAGCTGCAGGCGCTGGAGGCGTCGCTCGGCGCACAGCTCGTGCGGCGCGACACCCGCGGCATCACGCTGACCGAAGCGGGAGAGCGCTACCACGCGGCCTGCACGGACATCCTGTCGCGGCTCGATGCGGCCCATGCGGATGCGGCGGCAGATGGCGGCAAGGCGCCAGCCGGAACGCTGAGGGTGAGCATGCCGCTTTCCATCGCCACGCTGGACCTGCCGGACTGGCTGCCTGCCTTCCAGGCGCGCCATGCCGGCATCCGGCTGGACGTGGTCTGCACCGACCGCTTCACGAAGCTGGTCGCCGAAGGCATCGACGTCGCCCTGCGCATCAGTGCAGAACTAGAGGACACCTCCATGATGGCGCGCACGCTGGCGGTCTCCGACATGGTGCTGGTCGCGGCGCCTCGGTATCTGGTCGGCCACGGCATGCCGCGGACACCGCAAGACCTGTCACGGCACCAGTGCCTGGTTCACAACGGGCCCGAGAATCCGGCGCATTGGACCTTGCACATGCACGACGGCCAGCAGCAAACGCTCAGGCCGGATTCGCATTTCGCATGCGACACCGTCACGGCGCTGTACGCAGCCGCCAAATGCGGGCTGGGCATCGCAGCGCTGACCTGGCACACGGTCCGTGCCGACCTCCAGGCCGGCACGCTCGTGCGGGTTCTGCCCGACATCACGCTCGGGCAGCGCACCTACACAGCGCTCTATCCCCGGACACGGCATGTTCCCCCTGCGGTGCGCGCCTTCATCGATTTCGTGGCGACCTGCTACCGATAG
- the soxB gene encoding thiosulfohydrolase SoxB — protein MNLSKREFVQMLGAGAVAGIGLGRYGSADAAAGLDSMYALPRFGNVSMLHMTDCHAQLKPLYFREPGVNIGVGHMRGKVPHLVGEHLLKAAGVPPGTRMAHALTYLDFDKAAQRYGKVGGFAHLATLVKQLKASRPGALLLDGGDTWQGSATSLWTQAQDMVDACKLLGVDIMTGHWEFTYGMERVQQIIEKDFAGKIEFVAQNVKTADFGDPVFKPYVMREINGVPCAIVGQAFPYTPIANPRYMVADWTFGIQDDNLQRVVNEARGKGAQVVVVLSHNGMDVDLKMAGRVTGIDAILGGHTHDGTPMPTLVSNAGGKTIVVNGGSNGKFLGVIDFDVKGKKVSDFRYRLLPVFSDLIPADKEMDALITRVRAPYEAKLSETLAHTDGTLYRRGNFNGTGDQLLLDALMEVQDAPIAFSPGFRWGTSLLPGQPITREWLMDMTATTYSYATVTQMTGETLKTVLEDVCDNLFNPDPYYQQGGDMVRVGGLQYTCDPTAGMGQRIQDMRLGGKPIDASRSYKVAGWAPVSEEARTAGNKPVWEVVEPWLKSRKVISTRRLDEPVLKNIAPNPGLS, from the coding sequence ATGAATCTTTCCAAGCGCGAGTTCGTCCAGATGCTCGGGGCCGGCGCCGTTGCCGGCATCGGCCTGGGCCGCTACGGCAGTGCCGACGCGGCAGCCGGCCTCGACAGCATGTATGCGCTGCCGCGCTTCGGCAACGTGTCGATGCTGCACATGACCGATTGCCATGCGCAACTCAAGCCGCTGTACTTTCGCGAACCCGGCGTGAACATCGGCGTGGGCCACATGCGCGGCAAGGTGCCGCACCTGGTGGGCGAGCACCTGCTGAAGGCCGCGGGCGTGCCGCCCGGCACGCGCATGGCGCATGCGCTCACGTACCTCGACTTCGACAAGGCCGCGCAACGCTACGGCAAGGTCGGCGGCTTCGCGCACCTGGCCACGCTGGTCAAGCAACTCAAGGCCAGCCGGCCCGGCGCGCTGCTGCTCGACGGTGGCGATACATGGCAAGGCTCCGCCACCTCGCTGTGGACGCAGGCGCAGGACATGGTCGATGCCTGCAAGCTGCTCGGCGTCGACATCATGACGGGGCACTGGGAGTTCACTTACGGCATGGAGCGGGTGCAGCAGATCATCGAGAAAGACTTCGCCGGAAAAATCGAATTCGTCGCGCAGAACGTCAAGACCGCCGACTTTGGCGACCCGGTGTTCAAGCCCTACGTGATGCGCGAGATCAACGGCGTGCCCTGCGCCATCGTCGGCCAGGCCTTTCCGTACACGCCCATCGCCAACCCGCGCTACATGGTGGCCGACTGGACCTTCGGCATCCAGGACGACAACCTGCAGCGCGTGGTGAACGAGGCGCGCGGCAAGGGCGCGCAGGTGGTGGTGGTTCTCTCGCACAACGGCATGGACGTCGACCTCAAGATGGCCGGCCGCGTGACCGGCATCGACGCCATCCTCGGCGGCCACACGCACGACGGCACGCCGATGCCCACGCTGGTGAGCAATGCGGGCGGCAAGACCATCGTGGTCAATGGCGGCTCCAACGGCAAGTTTCTCGGCGTGATCGATTTCGACGTCAAGGGCAAGAAGGTCAGCGACTTCCGCTACCGGCTGCTGCCGGTGTTCTCCGACCTGATCCCGGCCGACAAGGAGATGGATGCGCTCATCACGCGCGTTCGCGCACCTTATGAAGCCAAGCTGTCCGAAACGCTCGCCCACACCGACGGCACGCTGTACCGGCGCGGCAACTTCAACGGCACCGGCGACCAGTTGCTGCTCGACGCGCTGATGGAGGTGCAGGACGCCCCCATCGCCTTCTCGCCCGGCTTCCGCTGGGGCACCTCGCTGCTGCCCGGCCAGCCCATCACGCGCGAATGGCTGATGGACATGACGGCCACCACCTACTCGTACGCCACCGTGACGCAGATGACTGGCGAAACGCTCAAGACCGTGCTCGAAGACGTCTGCGACAACCTCTTCAACCCCGACCCCTACTACCAGCAGGGCGGCGACATGGTGCGCGTGGGCGGGCTGCAGTACACCTGCGACCCGACCGCAGGCATGGGCCAGCGCATCCAGGACATGCGTCTGGGCGGCAAGCCCATCGACGCGAGCCGCAGCTACAAGGTCGCGGGCTGGGCGCCGGTGAGCGAAGAAGCGCGCACGGCCGGCAACAAGCCGGTGTGGGAAGTGGTCGAGCCGTGGCTGAAGTCGCGCAAGGTGATCTCCACGCGCCGGCTCGACGAACCCGTGCTGAAGAACATCGCACCGAATCCCGGCTTGAGCTGA
- a CDS encoding YeeE/YedE family protein, which yields MSIEQVSLLTSLALVAAFVLSAVFGAVARSTRFCTMGAISDVVNLGDWTRVKQWAAAGGIALIGFSALVFAGLVDPNQTLYASNRILWLAALVGGLLFGAGMVLSSGCGNKTLVRLGGGSLKALVVLLVMGVSAFATLKGITAVLRVATVDKVHVDMATNASLPDVLAAALQVHGPSLRLLIGLVVGGALIAWAAWGRRDTRDVRSLVGGLLIGLLVVVAWWLSGHWAVVDEHPLTLEHVFLATNSGRAEALSFVTPVAYALDWLLFYSDTNKLLTLGIASVAGVVVGAAVHALWSREFRWEGFAGTNDLAHHMTGGVLMGIGGVTAMGCTIGQGLSAFSTLSIASLPAIAGIVVGAVASLKYQAWQLQREL from the coding sequence ATGTCCATCGAGCAGGTTTCTCTTCTCACGTCGCTTGCACTCGTGGCCGCCTTCGTGCTGTCGGCGGTGTTCGGCGCCGTGGCGCGGTCCACGCGTTTCTGCACCATGGGCGCGATCAGCGACGTGGTGAACCTGGGCGACTGGACGCGCGTGAAGCAATGGGCGGCCGCCGGCGGCATCGCGCTGATCGGCTTCTCGGCACTGGTCTTTGCCGGGCTGGTCGATCCGAACCAGACGTTGTATGCCTCGAACCGCATCCTCTGGCTGGCGGCCCTGGTCGGCGGTTTGTTGTTCGGCGCGGGCATGGTGCTGTCCTCGGGCTGCGGCAACAAGACGCTGGTGCGCCTGGGGGGTGGCAGCCTGAAGGCGCTGGTGGTGCTGCTGGTGATGGGCGTGTCGGCCTTCGCCACGCTCAAGGGCATCACCGCCGTGCTGCGCGTGGCCACCGTGGACAAGGTGCATGTCGACATGGCGACCAATGCCTCGCTGCCCGACGTGCTGGCCGCGGCGCTGCAGGTGCATGGACCTTCGCTGCGCCTTCTCATCGGCCTGGTTGTCGGCGGTGCGTTGATCGCATGGGCCGCATGGGGCCGGCGCGACACGCGCGATGTGCGCAGCCTTGTCGGCGGATTGCTGATCGGCCTGCTGGTCGTGGTGGCGTGGTGGCTCAGCGGCCACTGGGCCGTGGTCGACGAGCATCCGCTGACGCTGGAGCATGTCTTTCTGGCCACCAACTCCGGCCGCGCCGAGGCGCTGAGCTTCGTCACGCCGGTGGCCTATGCGCTCGACTGGCTGCTGTTCTACAGCGACACCAACAAGCTGCTGACCCTGGGCATCGCGTCGGTGGCCGGCGTGGTGGTGGGCGCCGCGGTGCACGCGCTGTGGTCGCGCGAATTTAGGTGGGAAGGCTTCGCCGGCACCAATGATCTCGCGCACCACATGACGGGCGGCGTGCTGATGGGCATCGGTGGCGTCACGGCCATGGGCTGCACCATCGGGCAGGGGCTGAGCGCTTTTTCCACCTTGAGCATCGCCAGCCTGCCGGCCATCGCCGGCATCGTCGTCGGCGCGGTGGCGAGCCTGAAGTACCAGGCGTGGCAGCTTCAGCGGGAGCTTTGA
- the soxA gene encoding sulfur oxidation c-type cytochrome SoxA, giving the protein MKTTTCLSLLVLAGCIPLHAAAQQKTTAEGIAEYRALLQDGNPAELFEARGEDLWKQKRGPKAASMEKCDLGKGPGVVKGAFAELPRYFSDTGRVQDMESRLLTCMETLQGFDAAAIAKTPFGTGEQKNIEGLVAWISAESKGMPLNLPQSHASERRAYEVGKRLFFMRAGPHDFACATCHGADGKRIRLQDLPNLTKNPGAGEGFGAWPAYRVSSGELWGMQRRLNDCFRQQRFPYPGYASDVTVALAVYMGVNGKGGKTTAPAIKR; this is encoded by the coding sequence ATGAAAACAACCACATGCCTGAGCCTGCTGGTGCTGGCAGGCTGCATCCCGCTGCACGCCGCGGCGCAACAAAAGACCACGGCCGAAGGCATTGCCGAATACCGTGCGCTGCTGCAGGACGGCAACCCCGCCGAGCTGTTCGAGGCCCGGGGCGAAGACCTCTGGAAACAGAAGCGCGGACCCAAGGCCGCGTCGATGGAGAAGTGCGACCTGGGCAAGGGGCCGGGCGTGGTCAAGGGCGCCTTTGCGGAACTGCCGCGCTACTTCTCCGACACCGGCCGTGTGCAGGACATGGAGTCGCGTTTGCTCACCTGCATGGAAACGCTGCAGGGCTTCGATGCGGCCGCCATCGCGAAGACGCCTTTCGGCACTGGCGAGCAGAAGAACATCGAAGGGTTGGTGGCGTGGATCTCGGCCGAGTCGAAGGGCATGCCGCTGAATCTGCCGCAATCGCATGCCAGCGAGCGACGCGCCTACGAAGTGGGCAAGCGCCTGTTCTTCATGCGCGCGGGGCCGCACGACTTTGCTTGTGCCACTTGCCATGGTGCCGATGGCAAGCGCATCCGCCTGCAGGACCTGCCGAACCTCACGAAGAACCCTGGCGCCGGTGAAGGCTTCGGCGCGTGGCCGGCCTACCGTGTGTCGTCTGGGGAGCTGTGGGGCATGCAGCGGCGGCTGAACGACTGCTTCCGCCAGCAGCGCTTTCCGTACCCGGGCTATGCGAGCGACGTGACCGTGGCGCTGGCCGTGTACATGGGCGTCAACGGCAAGGGTGGCAAGACCACTGCGCCGGCGATCAAGCGCTGA
- the kdpF gene encoding K(+)-transporting ATPase subunit F — translation MISLEVLYGFGALIAVILFAYLVFALICAEEF, via the coding sequence GTGATCAGCCTCGAAGTTCTTTATGGCTTCGGCGCCCTGATCGCCGTGATCCTGTTCGCCTACCTCGTGTTCGCGCTGATCTGCGCAGAGGAATTCTGA
- a CDS encoding cysteine hydrolase family protein codes for MFNLSRRGLMGALALPCAAGIVGTAAAAASPFAPTPTIRAMSGAQARRQLPGNTTALLVIDFQNEYFTGRMPIADGSGAMAQTKRLLAWADQLAFPVFQIQHLAPAGAAVFAEDGNTVSFHPDMQPRARDTVVQKRTVSVFASTDIARQLQSAHIRTLVITGLMTHACVAGAARDAAAQGFDVVVSSDATATRSIRRENGDTVSHDGLHRAALAEIEDTFGDVLTTAQILALAVA; via the coding sequence ATGTTCAACCTCTCCCGCCGCGGGCTCATGGGCGCGCTGGCCTTGCCTTGCGCGGCCGGCATCGTCGGCACCGCTGCTGCTGCCGCATCGCCCTTCGCACCGACCCCCACCATCCGCGCCATGTCGGGCGCGCAGGCCCGGCGGCAGTTGCCCGGCAACACCACGGCCTTGCTGGTGATCGATTTCCAGAACGAATACTTCACCGGCCGCATGCCGATTGCCGACGGATCGGGCGCCATGGCCCAGACGAAGCGCCTCCTGGCCTGGGCGGACCAACTTGCATTTCCCGTATTCCAGATTCAGCACCTCGCACCGGCGGGCGCCGCCGTGTTCGCTGAAGACGGCAACACCGTCAGCTTCCACCCGGACATGCAGCCCAGGGCACGCGATACGGTCGTGCAAAAGCGCACCGTCAGCGTCTTCGCCAGCACCGACATTGCGCGACAGCTGCAATCGGCCCATATCCGGACGCTCGTGATCACCGGACTCATGACACATGCCTGCGTGGCCGGCGCGGCCCGCGACGCCGCGGCGCAGGGTTTCGACGTGGTGGTGTCGTCCGACGCCACGGCCACCCGGTCGATCCGCCGCGAGAACGGCGACACGGTGTCGCACGACGGCCTGCATCGCGCGGCGCTGGCCGAGATCGAGGACACCTTCGGCGACGTGCTGACGACCGCGCAGATCCTGGCCTTGGCGGTTGCATGA
- the kdpA gene encoding potassium-transporting ATPase subunit KdpA, whose product MTSSAWGLLAFFLAALLVLAWPIGKFLAALCNERVPRWMQRVESPLYKIAGTKPEQSMHWLRYALALLAFNAIGAIFLYALQRVQGWLPLNPAGMTAVSPDSAFNTAVSFVSNTNWQGYGGESTMSYLTQMLGLTVQNFFSAATGIAVAFALVRGFARRGDGKGLVGNFWADVTRITLWVLVPISFVIALCFVGQGVIQNFDEYKTVNTVETTAFQQPKNGADGQPLKDDKGQPVMEDATTKTQTLAMGPVASQEAIKMLGTNGGGFFNANSAHPYENPTALTNLLQMLAIFVIPAALCFAFGRVVGDMRQGWAVLAAMTIMFVIAVVVITPAEQAGNPLLTSLGVDQMSSALQTGGNMEGKELRFGIDATSLFAAVTTAASCGAVNAMHDSLTPLGGMVPMVLMQLGEVVFGGVGSGLYGMLIFAMLAVFIAGLMIGRTPEYLGKKIEVREMKLISIAILVTPILVLAGTAVAVVAGAGKAGIANPGAHGFSEILYALTSAANNNGSAFAGLSANTPFYNGLLGLAMWLGRFAMIVPVLAIAGALAAKKRLPVTSGTLPTHGPLFVSLLIGTVLLVGLLNYVPALALGPIVEHLVLWK is encoded by the coding sequence ATGACCTCCTCCGCCTGGGGCCTGTTGGCCTTTTTCCTGGCCGCACTGCTGGTGCTGGCCTGGCCCATCGGCAAGTTCCTTGCCGCGCTGTGCAACGAGCGCGTGCCGCGCTGGATGCAGCGCGTCGAGTCGCCGCTCTACAAGATCGCCGGCACGAAGCCGGAGCAGTCGATGCACTGGCTGCGCTACGCGCTCGCACTGCTGGCCTTCAATGCCATCGGCGCCATCTTTCTTTACGCCCTGCAACGCGTGCAGGGCTGGCTGCCGCTCAATCCCGCGGGCATGACGGCCGTGTCGCCCGACTCGGCCTTCAACACCGCGGTGAGCTTCGTTTCCAACACCAACTGGCAGGGCTACGGCGGCGAGTCGACCATGAGCTATCTCACGCAGATGCTCGGCCTGACGGTGCAGAACTTCTTCTCCGCTGCCACCGGCATTGCGGTGGCCTTCGCACTGGTGCGCGGCTTCGCGCGCCGGGGTGATGGCAAGGGCCTGGTCGGCAACTTCTGGGCCGACGTCACGCGCATCACGCTGTGGGTGCTGGTGCCGATCTCGTTCGTGATCGCGCTGTGCTTCGTGGGGCAAGGCGTAATCCAGAACTTCGACGAGTACAAGACCGTGAACACGGTCGAGACCACCGCCTTCCAGCAGCCGAAGAATGGCGCCGACGGCCAGCCGCTGAAGGACGACAAGGGCCAGCCGGTGATGGAAGATGCCACCACCAAGACGCAGACGCTGGCCATGGGTCCGGTGGCTTCGCAAGAGGCCATCAAGATGCTCGGCACCAACGGTGGCGGCTTCTTCAATGCCAACTCGGCGCATCCGTACGAGAACCCGACAGCGCTGACCAACCTGCTGCAGATGCTCGCGATCTTCGTGATCCCGGCGGCGCTGTGCTTCGCCTTCGGCCGCGTGGTCGGTGACATGCGCCAGGGCTGGGCCGTGCTGGCCGCCATGACGATCATGTTCGTGATCGCGGTGGTGGTCATCACACCCGCCGAGCAGGCCGGCAATCCGCTGCTGACATCGCTGGGTGTCGACCAGATGTCGAGTGCGCTGCAGACCGGCGGCAACATGGAAGGCAAGGAGTTGCGCTTCGGCATCGACGCCACGTCGCTGTTTGCCGCGGTGACCACCGCCGCCTCGTGCGGTGCGGTCAACGCGATGCACGACTCGCTCACGCCCCTGGGCGGCATGGTGCCGATGGTGCTCATGCAACTGGGCGAAGTGGTGTTCGGCGGCGTCGGCAGCGGTCTCTACGGCATGCTGATCTTCGCGATGCTCGCGGTGTTCATCGCCGGCCTGATGATCGGCCGCACGCCCGAGTACCTCGGCAAGAAGATCGAGGTGCGCGAGATGAAGCTGATCTCCATCGCCATCCTGGTCACGCCGATCCTGGTGCTGGCGGGAACCGCCGTGGCGGTGGTCGCGGGCGCCGGCAAGGCCGGCATTGCGAACCCCGGCGCGCATGGTTTCTCGGAAATCCTCTACGCGCTGACCTCGGCGGCCAACAACAACGGCAGCGCCTTCGCAGGCCTGTCGGCCAACACGCCCTTCTACAACGGCCTGCTCGGGCTGGCCATGTGGCTCGGCCGCTTCGCGATGATCGTGCCGGTGCTGGCCATTGCCGGTGCGCTGGCCGCCAAGAAGCGCCTGCCCGTCACCAGCGGCACGCTGCCCACGCACGGCCCGCTGTTCGTCTCTTTGCTGATCGGCACCGTGCTGCTGGTCGGCTTGCTCAACTACGTGCCGGCGCTCGCCCTCGGGCCGATCGTCGAACACCTGGTGCTCTGGAAATAA
- the soxY gene encoding thiosulfate oxidation carrier protein SoxY yields the protein MKNRRQILAQSAALAGLVATAGWLPATALAYSKDAFDAKSVADALKAVGAGAPVESKDVTITGPDIAENGAVVPLSVATTLGGVKQLMLLVEKNPNAVVAIFNTSEFVEPNFTTRAKLGQSSDVYAIAIMNDGKAFFAKKEVKVTLGGCGG from the coding sequence ATGAAAAACCGCAGACAGATCCTCGCGCAGTCCGCCGCCCTCGCAGGCCTGGTGGCCACTGCCGGCTGGCTTCCCGCCACGGCACTCGCCTACTCGAAAGACGCTTTCGATGCGAAGAGCGTTGCCGATGCGTTGAAGGCCGTGGGTGCCGGAGCGCCCGTCGAAAGCAAGGACGTCACCATCACCGGCCCCGACATCGCCGAGAACGGCGCCGTGGTGCCACTGAGCGTGGCCACCACGCTGGGTGGCGTCAAGCAGTTGATGCTGCTGGTCGAGAAGAACCCGAACGCCGTGGTCGCGATCTTCAACACCTCCGAGTTCGTCGAGCCGAACTTCACCACGCGCGCCAAGCTGGGCCAGTCGTCGGACGTGTATGCCATCGCGATCATGAACGACGGAAAAGCCTTCTTCGCGAAGAAGGAAGTGAAGGTCACGCTCGGCGGCTGCGGCGGCTGA
- a CDS encoding c-type cytochrome yields MSSSPERAALRALLALAACSVCIATWAQPKTTGYPGIGRDATPKEVAAWDIDVRPDFKGLPPGSGSVTRGQDVWESKCASCHGVFGESNQVFSPIVGGTTADDIKTGHVARLKDPAFPGRTTLMKASSLSTVWDYVYRAMPWNQPKSLTPDDVYAVTAYILNLGGIVPDDFTLSDKNIREVQARMPNRNGATTAHAMWPGTELGRAVKPDVTAVACMHDCVPAEQKVAQLPPHARGSHGNLADQNRLVGAQHGIETAPPAAKTAAPQAAATSKVPTALLEKNSCVACHGMTQKLVGPAFSDIAKKYPGQTDHLLQKIKAGGSGVWGAIPMPPQTIADDEAKAIARWLAESAAPEGKP; encoded by the coding sequence ATGTCCAGCTCACCTGAGCGCGCCGCTTTGCGAGCATTGCTGGCGCTGGCCGCCTGCAGCGTGTGCATTGCCACATGGGCGCAACCGAAGACCACGGGCTACCCCGGCATCGGCCGCGATGCCACACCGAAGGAAGTGGCGGCGTGGGACATCGACGTGCGCCCCGACTTCAAGGGCCTGCCGCCCGGCTCGGGCTCGGTGACGCGCGGGCAGGACGTGTGGGAGAGCAAGTGCGCCTCGTGCCACGGCGTGTTCGGCGAATCGAACCAGGTGTTCAGCCCGATCGTCGGCGGCACCACGGCGGACGACATCAAGACCGGCCACGTCGCGCGTCTGAAAGACCCGGCCTTCCCGGGCCGCACGACGCTGATGAAGGCATCGAGCCTGTCGACGGTCTGGGACTACGTGTACCGCGCGATGCCGTGGAACCAGCCCAAGTCGCTGACACCGGACGACGTCTATGCCGTCACGGCCTACATACTGAATCTCGGCGGCATCGTGCCCGACGACTTCACGCTGTCCGACAAGAACATCCGCGAGGTGCAGGCCCGCATGCCCAACCGCAACGGCGCGACCACCGCGCATGCGATGTGGCCGGGCACCGAGCTCGGCCGTGCCGTCAAGCCCGACGTGACGGCGGTGGCCTGCATGCACGACTGCGTGCCCGCCGAGCAGAAGGTCGCCCAACTGCCGCCGCATGCGCGCGGCAGCCACGGTAACCTGGCCGACCAGAACCGGCTGGTCGGTGCGCAGCACGGCATCGAGACCGCGCCGCCCGCCGCCAAGACCGCCGCGCCGCAAGCCGCTGCAACATCGAAGGTGCCCACCGCGCTGCTGGAGAAGAACAGCTGCGTGGCCTGCCACGGCATGACGCAGAAGCTCGTCGGCCCCGCCTTCTCGGACATCGCGAAGAAGTACCCGGGCCAGACTGACCATCTGCTGCAGAAGATCAAGGCCGGTGGCTCCGGCGTTTGGGGCGCGATCCCGATGCCGCCACAGACCATTGCCGACGACGAGGCCAAGGCCATCGCGCGCTGGCTGGCCGAAAGCGCGGCGCCCGAGGGCAAGCCATGA